The sequence GCAACTGCTCAGTTCCTACAAAGTAGGCAGCTTTTCCTTTGAAAACGAAAAACTGGAAAAAGTGCTGCAGCAATTATTGCAGCACAAGGCCCTGCGCTTTGAAGAAGTAAACCAGATTGTGGTCATCAGTAAAAAAAACAACGAGCGTAAAAGCATCCAGGCTGCCGTAAAAGAGATTACCGTAGCTGGTACCGTAACGGATGAAAATAAAACGCCCATGGCGGGAGTAACGGTCGGCGTGAGTGGTACGCAAACAATGACCTCCACCAATGCACAGGGCCAGTACAAGATATTGGTGCCGGCGCAGGATGCCATACTGGTATTCAGTTATGTAGGCTATGCTTCTGAACAGATAACGGTAGGCGCCAGGGAAAACATTGATGTGCAGCTTAAACCCGGCCTCGGCAAGGAACTTTCCGAAGTAGCTGTAGTAGGTTTTGGCAACCAGCGTAAAGTAAGCCTGGTAGGCGCGCAGTCAACCGTGAACGTGGCCGAGCTGCGCCAGCCGGTAGCCAACATCACTACCATGCTGGCAGGCCGCGTGGCGGGCGTGGTAGGCGTACAGCGTACCGGTGAGCCCGGCAAAAGCGGTGCGGATATCTGGATACGTGGTATCGCCACCTTTGGCGGCAACTCTGCCTCCCCGCTTGTATTGGTGGATGGGGTAGAGCGCAGCATCAGCAACCTCGACCCTGAAGACATTGAATCCTTCACCATCCTGAAAGATGCCTCGGGTACGGCCGTATATGGTGTACGAGGCGCCAACGGGGTGATCATTGTAAAAACCAAGACCGGTAAAATAGGAAAGCCGCAGATATTCTTTGATTACAGCGAAGGCGTGAACACCTTCACGAAGATCCCCGAAATGCTGGACGGCATTTCTTACATGAACCTGGTGAATGAAGCAAAAGCCACCCGTGGGCAGAGCGTGTTGTACCCGGATGACTACATCGAAAAAACTGCAGCAGGTACGGAGCCTTTGCTGTATCCCAATGTAGACTGGATAGATGCGGTATTCAATAAATATGGCCATACCCGGAAAGCCAACCTCAATGCGAGTGGCGGGGTAGACAATGCGCAATATTATGTTTCCCTCGGCTACTTCAATGAAAGCAGCTTCCTGAAAACAGACGACCTGGAACAATACAATTCTTCTTTAAAATACAACCGCTACAACGTTACGGCCAAGCTCAACCTCCGGGTAACCGGCACCACAAAAATGGAAGTAGGTGTACAGGGGTATTTCTCCAACAAAAATGCACCTTCGCAGGATCCCGGCACCATCTTCAGCAGCGCTATGGAAATACCGCCTGTGGTATATCCCATCATGTATCCCGGTGGTTTTGTACCGGGCGTTGCTCCCAACGGCGGCTCGCGTAATCCCTATGCCGATCTGGCTACCAGGGGTTATAAGAATGAATTCAAAACCCAGTTATATTCCAACCTGCGGGTAAGCCAGGACCTTGCCTACTTTGTAAAGGGCCTGAGCGCTTCGGCCATGTTTGCCTTCGACAGCTACAATGAGCAATTCATTGACCGGGGCAAAAGAAAAGATACCTACATCGTAGACCTCACGGACCCTTACAAGCCGGATGGATCATTGAACCTGAAACGCACCTGGACCACCAACCAACCCTACCTCGGGTATGGCCGCTCCAATGGTGGCAACAGGCAGTTTTATACAGAAGCTTCTCTTACCTATGACAGGAGCTTTAACAGGCACCGTGTCAGCGGCCTGGGCTTATTCTATTCCATGGACAAGAGCAATGCCTTTGCCGGTGATTTCACTGCTTCTATCCCGGAGCGTACCATTGGTCTTGCCGGAAGAGCTACCTACTCTTATGACGACCGTTACTTTGCCGAATTCAACTTTGGCTACAACGGCTCAGAATTGTTTGCACCGGAAAACAGGTTTGGTTTCTTCCCCGCTATAGGGTTTGGCTGGATCGTTTCCAACGAACGTTTCTTTGAACCATTGGTCAATGTGGTTTCTTTCCTCAAGCTGCGCTACTCCAATGGTAATACGGGTTTGGGATTGATCAATGGCCGCCGCTTTGCGTATACGACACTCGTGGCCGATAATGCGGCAGGTTATGATTTTGGCCGGAACAGCACTACCAATTCCGGCGGTATCACCGTGACAGATTATGCTACCAATGTAAAATGGTCAGAGTCCAACAAGCAGGACCTGGGTATTGAAATACGCTTCCTGAATGATAAGCTTTCCCTCATTGTAGACCTCTTTAAGGAGCACAGAACAGGCATCTTCCTGC comes from Paraflavitalea devenefica and encodes:
- a CDS encoding SusC/RagA family TonB-linked outer membrane protein: MKQLLAIRKGGLGKYSRMLIFLLTTASMIMPVFAGESQVLQTTITVRFKGGSLDAAIAELQKASRVTFAYDRQLLSSYKVGSFSFENEKLEKVLQQLLQHKALRFEEVNQIVVISKKNNERKSIQAAVKEITVAGTVTDENKTPMAGVTVGVSGTQTMTSTNAQGQYKILVPAQDAILVFSYVGYASEQITVGARENIDVQLKPGLGKELSEVAVVGFGNQRKVSLVGAQSTVNVAELRQPVANITTMLAGRVAGVVGVQRTGEPGKSGADIWIRGIATFGGNSASPLVLVDGVERSISNLDPEDIESFTILKDASGTAVYGVRGANGVIIVKTKTGKIGKPQIFFDYSEGVNTFTKIPEMLDGISYMNLVNEAKATRGQSVLYPDDYIEKTAAGTEPLLYPNVDWIDAVFNKYGHTRKANLNASGGVDNAQYYVSLGYFNESSFLKTDDLEQYNSSLKYNRYNVTAKLNLRVTGTTKMEVGVQGYFSNKNAPSQDPGTIFSSAMEIPPVVYPIMYPGGFVPGVAPNGGSRNPYADLATRGYKNEFKTQLYSNLRVSQDLAYFVKGLSASAMFAFDSYNEQFIDRGKRKDTYIVDLTDPYKPDGSLNLKRTWTTNQPYLGYGRSNGGNRQFYTEASLTYDRSFNRHRVSGLGLFYSMDKSNAFAGDFTASIPERTIGLAGRATYSYDDRYFAEFNFGYNGSELFAPENRFGFFPAIGFGWIVSNERFFEPLVNVVSFLKLRYSNGNTGLGLINGRRFAYTTLVADNAAGYDFGRNSTTNSGGITVTDYATNVKWSESNKQDLGIEIRFLNDKLSLIVDLFKEHRTGIFLQRQSSMIFMGLQKPLWGNLGIVDNKGIDATLEYNTNIGEVHLSLRGNITYNKDVMIENDMLPQQYPWMERKGQNVLARFGYVADGLFIDQKQIDESAVPGDRSKVKPGDIKYKDLNEDGVIDISDQQRIGRGDVPSMVYGFGFNLTWKNFSIGALFQGINDADRMLQGRAIHPFNTTDGSNAFAIAADRWTPENPRQDAFYPRLAYGSDMNFNNTQASSWWVKDVSFMRLKTAQIAYNLPAHLLRRVGVKNSSIYLQGINLLTFSKFDLWDPELNTDNGTSYPNVRTISLGVNLKF